Proteins encoded in a region of the Gammaproteobacteria bacterium genome:
- a CDS encoding DUF2066 domain-containing protein yields the protein MKLPQYNQVALLLFLLACLGMPASLSALPVTGLYTYEVAVANQSDLERSRAFREALAAVIVKVSGENRWLENPSIDRALETAANYVEAIAYRTESRLVMPDDSTPVPDDTVSPGQPISVEQELLNVSFARGLIDQLLAQAAIPVWDSNRPSVLVWMALQNDAGERSLLSADSDPGIIRLMQQFAQQRGLPIIFPVLDFEDRRNLSADQLWALDEQAIAAASARYAPDSILAGRLLFSASGDLVGMWQFQFQDQVQVFDSLDTELASYISAPLNRITNDLARHFAITQTGVNRDVARLRIEGINGLAAYGELVTYLEELVLVDTVTVAALQGEVLELNLSLQGSRGQLSELLSLDRNLTPLDQSGIEGRPVLTYRWMH from the coding sequence ATGAAACTTCCTCAATACAATCAAGTAGCTCTGCTTTTATTCCTGCTGGCCTGCCTGGGCATGCCGGCATCGCTTTCGGCACTTCCGGTCACCGGCCTGTACACGTACGAGGTCGCCGTGGCGAATCAAAGTGACCTGGAGCGGAGTCGTGCATTCCGTGAAGCCCTGGCGGCTGTAATTGTCAAGGTGTCAGGGGAGAACCGCTGGCTGGAAAACCCCAGCATTGATCGAGCGCTGGAGACTGCAGCGAACTATGTGGAGGCTATCGCCTACCGGACGGAATCCCGCCTGGTGATGCCGGACGACTCCACTCCTGTGCCAGATGACACGGTGTCACCCGGGCAGCCGATTTCTGTGGAACAGGAGCTACTCAATGTCAGTTTCGCCCGCGGGCTCATCGACCAGTTGCTGGCACAGGCCGCCATTCCGGTATGGGACAGCAATCGGCCCAGTGTGCTGGTGTGGATGGCATTACAGAACGACGCGGGTGAGCGCAGCCTGCTCAGCGCGGACAGCGACCCCGGGATTATCCGCCTGATGCAACAGTTCGCGCAGCAGCGGGGATTACCCATCATCTTTCCGGTGCTGGATTTTGAAGATCGTCGTAATCTCAGTGCTGATCAACTCTGGGCCCTGGATGAGCAGGCGATAGCCGCTGCCAGCGCACGCTATGCACCGGACAGTATCCTGGCAGGGCGGCTGCTGTTTTCCGCCAGTGGGGACCTGGTGGGAATGTGGCAGTTTCAGTTCCAGGATCAGGTGCAGGTTTTCGATAGCCTGGACACGGAGCTGGCCAGCTATATTTCGGCGCCATTGAATAGAATTACCAATGATCTGGCGCGACATTTCGCGATAACGCAGACCGGCGTCAACCGGGATGTGGCGCGGCTGCGCATTGAAGGCATTAATGGCCTTGCTGCCTACGGGGAACTTGTCACCTACCTGGAGGAGTTGGTGCTGGTAGACACCGTGACTGTTGCAGCCCTGCAAGGTGAGGTGCTGGAGCTTAATCTGTCACTGCAGGGCAGCCGGGGGCAACTGTCTGAATTGCTCAGCCTGGACCGTAATCTGACCCCTCTGGATCAGAGTGGTATTGAAGGCCGGCCGGTATTAACCTATCGCTGGATGCACTGA
- a CDS encoding zinc ribbon domain-containing protein, whose product MPIYEYRCSKCGHQLEVLQRMSEDPLVHCPSCQEDGLQKLVSAASFRLKGGGWYETDFKKGNKKHLADSGDSAPASKSESGNDAAKQQPKAESKTGGDKKAAATSGQTGTTSKQ is encoded by the coding sequence ATGCCAATTTATGAGTATCGATGCTCCAAATGTGGTCACCAGTTGGAGGTTCTGCAGAGGATGAGTGAGGATCCGCTGGTGCATTGTCCATCGTGTCAGGAAGATGGATTGCAGAAACTGGTATCGGCCGCCAGCTTTCGCCTCAAAGGCGGCGGGTGGTATGAAACGGATTTCAAGAAGGGTAATAAGAAACACCTCGCCGATAGTGGCGATTCGGCCCCTGCCAGCAAGTCTGAGTCGGGCAATGACGCCGCGAAACAGCAACCGAAGGCGGAGTCAAAAACCGGCGGCGATAAAAAGGCCGCCGCTACGAGCGGGCAGACCGGGACAACCAGTAAACAGTAA
- the purM gene encoding phosphoribosylformylglycinamidine cyclo-ligase: MVDQIKTPAQKSQAGSLSYRDAGVDIDAGNALVEKIKGITERTRRKEVLSGLGGFGGLFALPEGYRQPVLVSATDGVGTKLKLAMELGQHQSIGIDLVAMCVNDLIVSGAEPLFFLDYYATGKLDVQLAADVVSGIGQGCELAGCALIGGETAEMPGMYSGSDYDLAGFAVGIVEKEEIIDHSRVNCGDVLIGLLSSGPHSNGYSLIRKIIERANADLAQPLEETTLGQALLTPTEIYVAAIQELSRHVRINALAHITGGGITENLPRVLPDDACARIDLSSWQMPAVFEWLQKNGNVSEQEMLRTFNCGVGMIIAVAEQESETAMGILQDRNRGAVVIGRIEAGSNADAPVVFVR; this comes from the coding sequence ATGGTTGACCAGATCAAAACTCCTGCTCAGAAATCTCAGGCAGGCAGCCTCAGTTACCGGGACGCCGGTGTCGATATCGACGCCGGTAACGCCCTGGTCGAAAAAATCAAGGGCATTACCGAACGCACCCGGCGCAAAGAAGTTCTGTCAGGACTGGGCGGATTTGGCGGCCTGTTCGCGCTGCCCGAAGGCTATCGTCAACCGGTGCTGGTTTCGGCTACCGACGGTGTCGGCACCAAGTTGAAACTGGCCATGGAACTGGGCCAGCACCAAAGCATCGGAATCGATCTGGTGGCCATGTGTGTCAATGACCTTATCGTCTCCGGCGCCGAGCCGCTTTTTTTCCTCGATTATTACGCCACCGGCAAGCTTGATGTGCAACTGGCTGCCGATGTGGTCAGTGGCATCGGCCAGGGCTGTGAGCTGGCGGGGTGCGCACTGATCGGCGGAGAGACGGCTGAGATGCCCGGCATGTACTCCGGCAGCGACTATGACCTGGCCGGTTTCGCAGTCGGCATTGTTGAGAAAGAGGAAATTATTGACCACAGTCGGGTAAATTGCGGGGATGTACTTATTGGTCTGTTATCGTCAGGCCCACACTCCAACGGCTACTCGCTGATCAGAAAGATTATCGAACGGGCCAATGCCGACCTGGCTCAACCGCTCGAAGAGACCACCCTGGGGCAGGCTTTGCTGACCCCCACCGAGATCTATGTTGCCGCGATACAGGAGCTGTCCCGCCACGTGCGCATCAATGCGCTGGCACACATCACCGGCGGGGGTATTACGGAAAATTTACCGCGCGTTCTCCCTGACGATGCCTGCGCCCGCATCGACCTCTCCAGCTGGCAGATGCCGGCGGTTTTTGAATGGTTACAGAAAAATGGCAATGTCAGCGAGCAGGAAATGCTGCGTACTTTCAATTGCGGCGTCGGCATGATCATCGCAGTTGCTGAACAGGAAAGCGAAACCGCCATGGGGATACTGCAGGACCGCAATCGGGGCGCCGTTGTGATCGGCAGAATTGAGGCGGGAAGCAACGCCGATGCCCCCGTGGTCTTTGTCCGCTAA
- a CDS encoding proline--tRNA ligase, producing the protein MRATHYLIATVKETPADAEIISHQLMLRAGLIRKLASGMYTWLPMGWRVLQKVTHIIRDEMDKAGAMEVSMPVVQSADLWQESGRWEVMGPELLRFVDRHEREFCLGPTHEEVITDLVRNEFNSYKQLPATFYQIQTKFRDERRPRFGVMRAREFLMKDAYSFHIDQESLDSTYQQMYQVYCNIFDRLGFEYRAVLADSGNIGGALSHEFHVLADSGEDQIVFSATGDYAANIEMAEGTPALPADTPEGNLTAELVETGDAHSIEELAQRLQRSARGMLKTLVVHGADLGEKDNPAPLVALVLRGDQELNETKAAKIPEIRSPLCFASDEEIELAIGCKPGNLGPLRKDILTLADHSVSAMQNFVCGANQAGRHLVNANWQTDCHFDRSADLRSIQEGDFTLDGSSNLSIKRGIEVGHIFQLGTKYSEAMKADVLDENGRSATMTMGCYGIGVTRIVAACIEQRHDDRGIIWPENIAPFQLVVIPIDAHKSEQVTSISERIYQQAAESGIEVLLDDRDKKISAGVKFADAELIGFPHRVVISPRSLADGVVEYKNRTDPDKHMVPVEDFLDYIRERAGKV; encoded by the coding sequence ATGCGCGCTACCCATTACCTGATTGCCACCGTGAAAGAGACACCCGCCGACGCGGAAATCATCAGCCACCAACTGATGTTAAGGGCCGGCCTGATACGCAAGCTGGCAAGTGGAATGTATACCTGGCTGCCCATGGGCTGGCGCGTCCTGCAAAAGGTAACGCACATCATCCGCGACGAAATGGACAAGGCAGGCGCCATGGAGGTCTCCATGCCTGTCGTTCAATCAGCCGATCTGTGGCAGGAGTCGGGGCGTTGGGAAGTCATGGGTCCTGAATTGTTACGCTTCGTGGATCGTCACGAAAGGGAATTCTGCCTTGGGCCGACCCACGAAGAAGTCATCACCGACCTGGTACGGAACGAGTTCAACAGCTATAAGCAGCTGCCTGCCACTTTTTACCAGATTCAGACCAAGTTTCGTGACGAGCGCCGCCCCCGCTTCGGTGTAATGCGAGCGCGGGAATTTCTCATGAAAGATGCCTACTCGTTCCATATTGACCAGGAGTCCCTTGACTCCACCTATCAGCAGATGTACCAGGTCTATTGCAACATCTTTGACCGCCTTGGTTTTGAGTACCGGGCGGTGCTGGCAGACTCTGGAAACATCGGCGGCGCCCTGTCACATGAATTTCATGTGCTGGCCGACTCGGGCGAAGATCAGATAGTTTTTTCTGCCACAGGCGACTACGCCGCCAATATTGAAATGGCCGAGGGGACCCCTGCGCTACCAGCCGATACGCCGGAAGGCAATCTGACTGCCGAGCTGGTGGAAACCGGAGATGCTCACTCGATTGAAGAATTAGCACAACGTCTGCAGCGTTCAGCCCGGGGCATGCTGAAAACGCTGGTTGTCCATGGCGCCGATCTGGGTGAGAAAGATAACCCCGCACCCCTGGTGGCCCTGGTGTTACGGGGAGACCAGGAGCTGAATGAGACCAAGGCCGCGAAAATTCCGGAAATTCGCTCACCGCTCTGTTTCGCTAGCGATGAGGAGATCGAGCTGGCCATCGGCTGTAAACCTGGCAATCTGGGCCCCCTGCGCAAGGATATTCTCACCCTGGCCGATCACAGCGTGAGCGCCATGCAGAACTTCGTCTGCGGGGCAAACCAGGCCGGGCGACACCTGGTCAATGCCAATTGGCAGACTGACTGCCACTTCGATCGCAGCGCGGATCTGCGTTCAATTCAGGAAGGCGATTTTACCCTGGATGGCAGTTCCAACCTGTCGATCAAGCGTGGCATCGAGGTGGGACACATATTCCAACTGGGCACCAAGTACAGCGAGGCCATGAAAGCCGATGTGCTGGACGAAAACGGCCGCAGCGCCACCATGACCATGGGTTGCTATGGCATCGGAGTGACCCGGATCGTAGCGGCCTGTATTGAACAGCGCCATGACGACAGGGGCATTATCTGGCCGGAAAATATTGCACCGTTTCAGCTCGTGGTGATTCCCATAGACGCGCATAAATCAGAACAGGTCACCAGCATTTCGGAGCGCATCTACCAGCAGGCTGCGGAGTCCGGCATCGAAGTTCTGCTTGATGACCGTGACAAGAAAATCAGCGCCGGGGTAAAGTTTGCCGATGCTGAGCTGATCGGATTCCCGCATCGTGTGGTGATTTCTCCCCGCTCGCTTGCGGATGGGGTAGTCGAATATAAAAATCGCACCGATCCTGACAAACACATGGTGCCGGTGGAAGACTTTCTGGATTACATCCGGGAGCGAGCAGGAAAGGTTTGA
- the arsC gene encoding arsenate reductase (glutaredoxin) (This arsenate reductase requires both glutathione and glutaredoxin to convert arsenate to arsenite, after which the efflux transporter formed by ArsA and ArsB can extrude the arsenite from the cell, providing resistance.) produces MTTVTLYHNPDCSKSRAVLALLEQNDIEPEVIYYMDNPPDVQTLKSLLNKLGLNVRDVLRRSEPEFEQLGLDDSSLADAIILDLLAEHPVLLQRPIVIADSKAIIGRPPEAVLPFIEEL; encoded by the coding sequence ATGACCACTGTGACGCTTTATCACAACCCGGACTGCTCCAAGTCCAGAGCCGTCCTGGCACTCCTGGAGCAGAATGACATCGAGCCGGAAGTTATCTATTACATGGATAACCCACCTGACGTACAGACCCTGAAGAGTCTGCTGAATAAACTTGGCCTGAATGTCCGTGATGTACTGCGCCGAAGCGAACCCGAATTCGAGCAACTGGGGTTGGATGACAGCAGCCTGGCGGACGCCATAATACTGGATCTGCTGGCTGAGCATCCGGTACTGTTGCAAAGACCGATAGTCATCGCGGACAGCAAAGCTATTATCGGCAGACCACCGGAAGCCGTGTTACCGTTTATCGAGGAGCTGTAA
- a CDS encoding DUF3108 domain-containing protein codes for MSLTSRCQSAVLPASLVVILLLASTTVAQEPLTYEAVYAARSSGLSATAERRLTRLENGHYLLNQSMEVRVLGARLGTVEETSQLHYVGDTLVPDAYTYNQSGISSRKESVEFNWQEGTAVSRDDDEEWQLDLTSGVVDNLSFQLLLRQKLGMPGNDTVEIRMVDKDEVETHLYRVTGSEIVETRLGRLDTIKVERIRAAGSNRHTTFWLARDWHLLLVKFLQESGSGSDTELLLVEAVVDGQEVTPLP; via the coding sequence ATGTCCCTCACTTCACGCTGTCAATCTGCCGTGTTGCCCGCCTCCCTGGTGGTGATTCTGTTGCTGGCCTCAACCACCGTGGCGCAGGAACCGCTGACTTACGAAGCCGTGTATGCGGCCAGATCCTCCGGCCTGTCCGCTACCGCCGAGCGTCGACTTACGAGACTGGAAAACGGTCACTACCTGCTTAACCAGAGCATGGAGGTCAGAGTTCTGGGGGCACGCCTGGGGACCGTGGAGGAAACCAGCCAGCTGCACTACGTCGGCGATACCCTGGTACCCGATGCCTACACATACAACCAGTCCGGCATCTCCAGCCGCAAAGAGAGCGTTGAGTTCAATTGGCAGGAGGGCACGGCAGTAAGCAGGGACGATGATGAGGAGTGGCAGCTGGATTTGACTTCAGGCGTGGTGGACAATCTGAGCTTCCAGTTACTGCTGCGCCAGAAGCTTGGCATGCCAGGCAACGACACCGTCGAAATCCGGATGGTGGACAAGGACGAGGTCGAAACCCACCTCTACCGCGTCACTGGTTCCGAAATCGTGGAAACCAGACTGGGCAGGCTTGACACTATCAAGGTTGAGCGAATCAGGGCAGCGGGCAGCAACCGGCACACGACCTTCTGGCTGGCCCGGGACTGGCATCTGTTACTGGTGAAGTTCCTGCAGGAAAGCGGATCCGGGTCGGATACGGAACTGTTACTGGTAGAGGCCGTAGTGGATGGTCAGGAAGTTACACCGCTGCCCTGA
- a CDS encoding HU family DNA-binding protein — protein MAVKKAPSKKAAAKKSAAAAPRRAPAVAKKYTKTEILNEIAQNTDLSKKQVSAVLDELSTVIERHIRKRAVGEFTLPGLLKIKSVVRPARPARKNVPNPFKPGETMDIPRKAASTRVKVLPLKKLKEFAQ, from the coding sequence ATGGCTGTCAAAAAAGCACCTTCTAAAAAAGCCGCAGCGAAAAAATCAGCTGCCGCAGCGCCACGACGAGCTCCTGCTGTAGCAAAGAAATACACCAAGACTGAAATTCTGAATGAAATTGCTCAGAATACCGACCTCTCCAAGAAACAGGTTTCTGCCGTACTTGATGAACTGAGCACCGTCATAGAGCGCCACATTCGCAAGCGTGCGGTTGGTGAATTCACTCTGCCCGGCCTGCTTAAAATCAAGTCTGTCGTACGCCCGGCGCGCCCTGCCCGCAAGAACGTCCCCAACCCGTTCAAGCCCGGCGAAACAATGGATATCCCGCGTAAAGCAGCGTCAACACGGGTTAAAGTTCTGCCTCTGAAAAAGCTGAAAGAATTCGCCCAGTAA
- a CDS encoding DUF2069 domain-containing protein: MSISFSPTRDNCRFLVLTGYYGLILSLFFNSLAMTTGLTITTLVIWLIQTAPLLIFARGLHHSRVRAYVWLSFVVLMYFIHGVLAAFTPGKLLIGLVETAFCCLLFVALIVFIRVNRPPAGADS; this comes from the coding sequence ATGTCAATTTCTTTTTCTCCAACCCGGGACAACTGCCGCTTTCTCGTCCTCACCGGATACTACGGTTTAATCCTGAGCCTGTTCTTCAACAGCCTCGCAATGACGACCGGACTGACCATAACGACCCTGGTGATCTGGCTGATTCAGACAGCGCCATTGTTGATCTTCGCTCGCGGTCTGCATCACTCCCGTGTGCGCGCCTATGTCTGGCTGAGTTTTGTTGTACTGATGTATTTCATACATGGCGTACTCGCTGCCTTCACGCCCGGCAAACTGCTCATTGGTCTCGTTGAAACGGCCTTCTGCTGTCTGCTGTTCGTGGCACTGATCGTATTTATCCGGGTTAACCGCCCACCAGCGGGGGCTGACTCCTGA
- a CDS encoding YihY/virulence factor BrkB family protein, whose amino-acid sequence MAFDKLQISQLSHSLKQRADQFLWGQDLKTMPLWRRILVRSAQILFAIGRDMSEGQLSLRAMSLVYSTVLGFIPTLALIFAVLKSLGVHNAMEPALNTLLDALGDRREEVVSQIIDFVDNIQVGVIGITSMGVLIYLVLEMMRKIESCFNYIWNVSQGRSLSSRISEYLFAVIVSPLLIFISISITSSFNTVFVTNYLDRLAFGGLIISLFAFLFPLLFMSLAFAFAYSFLPNTKVRFSSAFIGGIVTTISWKLMGAIFSNFLIGAARESIYLAFATVLVVMIFAYVGWLVALLGADIAYYHQHPGKTRTGRKPLPMSINQQEQLTLAVAALVIHRFQNRKSPLSDEAIATRLGIGQLVSERILRHLVQTGLLARTGDDPPRYLPAVSVEDCTLYEIWRSLRSAQAGDLQENCQLPEYQQVQEFLRKVDLVAEQQLGSQKFVDSA is encoded by the coding sequence ATGGCCTTCGACAAACTACAGATATCCCAACTAAGCCACTCACTGAAGCAGCGGGCTGACCAGTTTCTGTGGGGACAGGATCTGAAGACTATGCCGCTGTGGAGACGCATTCTGGTCAGAAGCGCGCAGATCCTGTTCGCCATCGGCCGAGACATGTCGGAGGGACAGTTGAGCCTGCGGGCCATGAGCCTGGTGTACTCCACAGTGCTTGGATTCATTCCCACTCTGGCACTGATCTTTGCGGTACTGAAAAGCCTGGGCGTGCATAACGCCATGGAACCCGCACTGAATACGCTGCTGGATGCACTGGGAGACCGCCGCGAAGAAGTAGTCAGTCAGATAATCGACTTTGTTGACAATATTCAGGTGGGCGTCATCGGCATTACCAGCATGGGAGTGCTGATCTACCTGGTGCTGGAGATGATGCGCAAGATTGAATCGTGCTTCAACTACATCTGGAATGTCAGTCAGGGGCGATCCCTGTCCAGCCGCATCAGCGAGTACTTGTTTGCCGTAATAGTGAGCCCCCTGCTGATCTTCATTTCAATCAGCATCACCTCCTCGTTCAATACGGTGTTTGTCACCAACTACCTGGACCGACTGGCCTTTGGTGGACTGATTATCAGCTTGTTTGCCTTTCTGTTTCCGTTACTCTTTATGTCACTGGCGTTCGCCTTTGCCTATAGCTTCCTGCCCAACACCAAGGTGCGCTTCTCCTCCGCATTCATCGGCGGAATCGTAACCACTATCAGCTGGAAATTGATGGGGGCGATCTTCAGTAACTTTTTGATCGGCGCGGCACGGGAGTCTATCTATCTGGCATTTGCCACCGTCTTGGTAGTCATGATTTTCGCCTATGTAGGCTGGCTGGTCGCACTATTGGGAGCGGATATTGCCTACTACCATCAGCATCCCGGTAAAACCCGAACCGGTCGCAAGCCTCTGCCCATGAGCATCAACCAACAGGAACAGTTGACCCTGGCGGTGGCTGCCCTGGTGATCCACCGCTTCCAGAACCGCAAATCCCCCCTCAGTGACGAGGCAATCGCCACCCGCCTGGGAATCGGACAACTGGTCAGTGAACGTATTCTTCGCCATCTTGTACAGACTGGTTTGCTGGCACGGACCGGTGATGATCCACCCCGCTACCTGCCCGCCGTCAGCGTAGAGGATTGCACCTTATACGAAATCTGGCGCAGTCTGAGGTCTGCCCAGGCCGGCGATTTACAGGAGAACTGCCAGCTGCCTGAATATCAGCAGGTACAGGAATTCCTCCGCAAGGTTGACCTGGTTGCCGAACAGCAACTGGGCAGTCAAAAATTTGTTGACAGCGCTTAG
- a CDS encoding acylphosphatase, producing the protein MHETHLTLHGFVAGRVQGVFFRAETRRKAQELGLDGWVRNLADGRVELLISGPAARLANMQDWLRRGPRLARVDELSLQPVNSAPGQGFVVRE; encoded by the coding sequence ATGCACGAGACGCACTTGACACTACATGGTTTCGTGGCCGGCCGAGTCCAGGGTGTGTTTTTTCGCGCCGAGACCCGACGTAAGGCCCAGGAACTGGGGCTGGACGGTTGGGTCAGAAACCTGGCTGACGGTCGCGTCGAGCTGCTTATCAGCGGGCCAGCTGCCAGGCTGGCGAACATGCAGGACTGGCTGCGCCGGGGCCCCCGCCTGGCGAGGGTTGATGAGTTGAGTCTGCAGCCTGTCAACTCAGCACCCGGGCAGGGGTTTGTTGTGCGGGAGTGA
- the hda gene encoding DnaA regulatory inactivator Hda gives MGRDRARQLPLVFQLDNAATLQNFLPSSKDTQVLHFLRTRVIRSTEPLSFLWGNPETGKTHLLQALCHEVASAGGVPIYLPLSRLEQLAPAMLEGLEDLDLVCIDDVGKITGQAEWEQALFHLYNRARDGELRLVLAADSAPANLTLGLPDLQSRLQSGVVFQLHELTDSERSQLLKERAGRLGIELPDAVVNYVLQRHSRSTGALVSLLQELDSQSLALKRRITVPLVKEVMGW, from the coding sequence ATGGGGCGTGACAGGGCGCGGCAGCTGCCGCTGGTTTTTCAGTTGGATAATGCCGCGACTCTGCAGAATTTCCTGCCCAGCAGCAAGGACACCCAGGTACTGCATTTTTTACGCACGCGGGTGATTCGATCCACGGAGCCGCTTTCTTTTCTGTGGGGGAATCCGGAAACCGGCAAGACCCACCTTCTGCAGGCTCTCTGCCATGAAGTCGCCAGCGCCGGCGGTGTGCCGATTTACCTGCCGCTTTCCCGCCTCGAGCAGCTCGCACCGGCAATGCTCGAGGGGCTGGAGGATCTCGATCTGGTGTGTATCGATGATGTGGGAAAAATAACCGGCCAGGCAGAGTGGGAGCAGGCGCTGTTCCATTTATACAACAGGGCCCGGGATGGTGAGCTGCGTCTGGTTCTTGCGGCAGATTCGGCGCCTGCGAACCTGACGCTGGGCCTGCCGGATTTGCAGTCCCGGTTACAGTCCGGCGTGGTGTTTCAACTGCATGAATTGACAGACAGCGAGAGATCGCAGCTCCTCAAGGAACGGGCAGGGCGCCTGGGTATTGAGCTTCCCGATGCAGTTGTGAACTATGTATTGCAACGCCATAGCCGCAGCACTGGCGCCCTGGTGTCATTGCTGCAGGAGCTGGACAGTCAGTCACTGGCGCTTAAAAGACGGATTACCGTCCCACTGGTCAAGGAAGTTATGGGCTGGTAA
- the purN gene encoding phosphoribosylglycinamide formyltransferase has translation MMEKPCSVVVLISGNGSNLQALIDASQTENFQVTAVISNNPEAFGLQRAANAGIPTITIDHRDFTDRISFDRALIARLEELNPDLIVLAGFMRILSEEFVRRFAHRILNIHPSLLPLYPGTNTHQRALDAGDQEHGASVHFVTEELDGGPVIAHAAVPVSHDDTAASLQQRVHVEEHRIYPQVVALFAAGRLKMHDGKAWLDNRELPRNGIRLE, from the coding sequence GTGATGGAAAAACCCTGTTCGGTCGTTGTACTGATCAGCGGCAACGGAAGTAATCTGCAGGCATTGATCGATGCCAGTCAGACTGAGAATTTCCAGGTTACCGCAGTGATCAGCAACAACCCGGAAGCATTCGGCTTACAGCGCGCCGCCAATGCCGGGATACCGACGATTACCATTGATCACCGTGACTTTACCGACCGGATCTCCTTTGATCGTGCTCTCATCGCCAGACTGGAGGAACTGAACCCGGATCTGATCGTGCTGGCAGGGTTCATGCGGATACTGTCCGAAGAATTTGTCCGCCGCTTTGCGCACCGCATTCTCAACATCCACCCGTCCCTGCTACCCCTGTACCCAGGCACCAACACCCATCAGCGGGCGCTGGATGCCGGCGATCAGGAGCATGGCGCGTCCGTGCACTTCGTTACTGAAGAACTGGATGGCGGACCGGTAATCGCCCACGCCGCCGTTCCCGTCAGCCATGATGACACCGCCGCTTCACTGCAACAGCGGGTGCATGTCGAGGAGCACCGCATCTATCCCCAGGTTGTTGCACTGTTCGCCGCCGGCCGCCTGAAAATGCACGATGGCAAGGCCTGGCTGGACAACAGGGAATTGCCGCGCAACGGCATTCGTCTGGAGTGA
- the wrbA gene encoding NAD(P)H:quinone oxidoreductase, with the protein MDSPYVLVLYYSRHGATAEMARLIARGVEQVPNVEARIRTVPAVSPNNEATEAAIPEQGAIYCSEEDLRDCAGLIMGSPTRFGNMAAPLKYFLDSSGGLWVSGALINKPAAVFTSTSSLHGGQESTLLSMLNPLLHHGMIVCGLPFTHPELNNTTGGGTPYGPSHHAGPDSNLTVSEVETRLCLAMGRRIAELAIKLGN; encoded by the coding sequence ATGGACTCGCCCTACGTGCTGGTACTCTACTACAGCCGCCATGGCGCTACGGCAGAGATGGCCAGGCTTATCGCCCGGGGTGTCGAACAGGTGCCGAACGTCGAGGCCAGAATCCGGACCGTGCCAGCCGTATCCCCCAACAACGAAGCCACTGAAGCCGCCATTCCGGAGCAGGGCGCGATCTACTGCAGCGAAGAGGATCTGCGTGATTGTGCGGGGCTGATAATGGGAAGTCCGACACGGTTCGGAAACATGGCGGCGCCCCTGAAATACTTCCTGGATTCCAGCGGCGGCCTCTGGGTTTCCGGCGCGTTGATCAACAAACCTGCGGCCGTATTCACCTCCACCTCCTCCTTACACGGGGGCCAGGAAAGCACTCTGCTCTCCATGCTGAACCCCCTGCTGCATCACGGCATGATCGTTTGCGGGCTTCCCTTTACACACCCGGAACTTAACAACACGACGGGAGGGGGTACGCCCTATGGCCCAAGTCATCACGCCGGCCCGGACAGTAATCTAACAGTCAGCGAAGTGGAGACCCGGCTGTGCCTGGCCATGGGCAGGCGTATTGCTGAACTGGCCATTAAGCTGGGTAACTGA